In the Parasteatoda tepidariorum isolate YZ-2023 chromosome 3, CAS_Ptep_4.0, whole genome shotgun sequence genome, one interval contains:
- the LOC139425124 gene encoding uncharacterized protein (The sequence of the model RefSeq protein was modified relative to this genomic sequence to represent the inferred CDS: added 28 bases not found in genome assembly) — protein sequence MSAIFSFLILGVISQTFSQDLFQSIARLNIPQPHRAAGLKNSPITDNDDSQLEETDLNTHIITKFAAYNLHVSKLDGICPILFDVSLSPDEVRENFYNEAVYFALDNGLYEVGDLPQRLAVAAAQAFPNLTPLEFFKVTSNTLQLIMQRAGIVTEDNYQVLDRLNAKSIEDAMDSVKVKDSQSALHAIIVGAGVFLRSLSINSPEEIRYALATYADQFSRVPTTGDFQ from the coding sequence TCGGTGTAATATCTCAGACATTCTCTCAAGATTTATTCCAAAGTATTGCGAGGTTAAATATTCCTCAACCACACAGAGCTGCTGGCCTTAAGAACAGTCCAATCACCGACAATGATGACAGCCAGCTGGAAGAGACCGATTTAAACACTcatattataactaaatttgcAGCCTACAACTTGCACGTTTCGAAACTGGATGGCATTTGCCCTATCTTGTTTGATGTTTCGTTGTCTCCCGATGAAGTAAGAGAGAATTTCTATAATGAAGCTGTTTACTTTGCCCTTGATAACGGTCTGTATGAGGTTGGAGATCTTCCTCAGCGACTTGCTGTTGCTGCTGCGCAAGCTTTCCCTAATTTAACACCtttggaatttttcaaagttacttCTAATACTTTACAGCTCATCATGCAGAGAGCTGGAATCGTAACTGAGGACAACTATCAAGTCTTGGATCGCTTGAATGCAAAATCCATAGAAGATGCTATGGATTCAGTCAAAGTGAAGGATTCTCAATCTGCTTTGCATGCAATTATAGTGGGAGCCGGAGTATTTTTAAGATCTTTGTCTATAAATTCCCCGGAGGAAATCAGGTATGCACTTGCAACATATGCAGATCAGTTTTCAAGAGTACCAACCACTGGAGATTTCCAATAG